One part of the Chryseobacterium sp. 7 genome encodes these proteins:
- a CDS encoding PolC-type DNA polymerase III translates to MYSIIDIESNGAGYRNECIIDIAIYRYDGQKITDQFISLVNPEGDITPFVQKLTSITPKMVKTAPKFHEIAKRVIEITQNTTLVGHNIDFDYRMLRQSFKRLGYEFKINTLDTIPLAKKLIPDEVSYSLGKLVRSLGIPLTNHHRAEGDARATLELFKLLISKDIENEIIQKQHDESNAKTYINKIKELTQDLPNDKGFVYFQDEAGRIMFSDYVQDINKFSKKVFNSKSKKWEKIQKDVEQINFELTGTDIIAKLILNSKNVKKKEVLPFGLYFRNNKYVVEKNTLNKTEKPVLKFRSFTQGTKAVQFIGSQEEFKDFSVLKQKIEFRKRNELWLGQGRKLGEKLFLIIENGKVVSFGFYELFTQIQTMSKLAKLKIDLPLSSTDLNNELQLALLRSDFETLPLPK, encoded by the coding sequence ATGTATTCAATTATAGATATAGAAAGTAATGGTGCAGGTTATAGAAATGAATGCATTATAGATATCGCCATCTACAGATATGACGGTCAGAAAATTACGGATCAGTTTATATCCCTTGTAAATCCCGAAGGTGATATTACTCCTTTTGTGCAGAAACTGACCAGTATTACCCCAAAAATGGTCAAAACTGCTCCGAAATTTCACGAAATTGCCAAAAGAGTTATCGAAATAACTCAAAATACAACATTGGTAGGTCATAATATTGACTTTGATTACAGAATGCTTCGCCAATCATTTAAAAGGCTTGGTTATGAATTCAAAATCAATACTTTAGATACAATTCCGTTGGCGAAAAAACTGATTCCTGATGAGGTAAGTTATTCTTTGGGAAAATTGGTGAGGTCGTTAGGAATTCCTTTAACCAATCATCACAGGGCTGAGGGTGATGCAAGAGCTACATTAGAGCTTTTCAAGCTTTTGATCTCAAAAGATATTGAAAATGAAATCATTCAGAAGCAGCATGATGAATCCAATGCAAAAACCTACATCAACAAGATCAAAGAACTTACGCAGGATCTTCCAAATGATAAGGGATTTGTCTATTTTCAGGATGAAGCAGGACGTATCATGTTCTCGGATTATGTTCAGGATATCAATAAATTTTCCAAAAAAGTATTCAATTCCAAATCAAAAAAATGGGAAAAGATTCAGAAAGATGTTGAGCAGATTAATTTTGAGCTTACCGGAACAGATATTATTGCCAAACTGATTCTTAATTCTAAGAATGTCAAAAAGAAAGAAGTTTTACCTTTCGGCTTATATTTCAGGAATAATAAATATGTGGTTGAGAAAAATACGCTTAATAAAACCGAAAAACCAGTTTTAAAATTCAGATCATTTACGCAGGGAACAAAAGCGGTTCAGTTTATTGGCTCCCAGGAAGAATTTAAAGATTTTTCCGTACTGAAACAGAAAATTGAATTCAGAAAAAGAAATGAATTATGGCTGGGGCAGGGAAGAAAATTAGGTGAAAAATTATTTTTAATCATCGAAAACGGAAAAGTAGTTTCCTTCGGTTTCTACGAATTATTTACGCAGATCCAGACGATGAGTAAGCTTGCTAAATTAAAAATAGACCTTCCCTTATCTTCCACAGATCTGAATAATGAATTGCAATTGGCACTCCTTCGCAGCGATTTTGAAACACTGCCGCTGCCGAAATGA
- a CDS encoding LptE family protein, which produces MNFKIKNISLKQSILTVMLFALLGVLNSCYSFTGSSLTDEKTVQINEFPNNAPLVNPALSQQFSTAIQNRFLQRTTLKGTKENPDILIEGEITDYSITPTTISSNTQPTPSGGVIQQGQNKLTITVKVHYENKIHPDASFDRTYSDEAAFNSDVSLSQIEDQQVKLVTDRIINKIFNDIVANW; this is translated from the coding sequence ATGAATTTTAAAATTAAAAATATCAGTTTGAAACAGTCAATACTTACAGTAATGCTTTTTGCATTGCTGGGTGTTTTGAACTCATGTTACAGTTTTACAGGATCATCCCTTACAGATGAAAAAACTGTTCAGATCAATGAATTTCCGAATAATGCCCCGCTTGTAAATCCTGCATTATCCCAACAGTTTTCTACAGCAATACAAAATAGATTCCTCCAGAGAACAACTTTGAAAGGAACAAAAGAAAATCCTGATATCCTGATAGAAGGAGAAATTACAGATTATTCCATTACTCCTACTACCATCAGCTCCAACACACAACCAACCCCTTCTGGAGGAGTGATTCAACAGGGGCAGAATAAACTTACGATTACAGTGAAAGTACATTATGAAAATAAAATTCATCCGGATGCAAGTTTTGACAGAACATACTCTGATGAAGCAGCTTTCAACAGTGATGTATCACTAAGTCAGATCGAAGACCAGCAGGTAAAGCTGGTAACAGATAGAATTATTAACAAGATATTTAACGACATTGTAGCGAATTGGTAA
- the miaB gene encoding tRNA (N6-isopentenyl adenosine(37)-C2)-methylthiotransferase MiaB, whose protein sequence is MQEKYIDETKQGEAFAIAERPENSKKLFLESYGCQMNFSDSEIVASILNEQGYNTTMKVEEADLILLNTCSIREKAEQTVRMRLSQFKNLKKEKPNMTVGVLGCMAERLKTKFLEEEQLVDLVVGPDAYRDLPNLLKETDDGRDAINVILSKEETYADINPVRLGGNGVTAFVTITRGCDNMCTFCVVPFTRGRERSRDPHSIIDECKDLANNGYKEITLLGQNVDSYLWYGGGPKKDFAKASEMQKATAVNFAQLLDLVAKAVPELRIRFSTSNPQDMSLDVFRMMAKHHNICKYVHLPIQSGSNNMLEAMNRQHTREEYLDLIKKAKEIVPEVAFSQDMIVGFCNESEEDHQDTLSLMREVEYDYGYMFAYSERPGTPAHKKMEDNIPADVKQRRLAEVIALQGELSNQRMKSYVGRVHEVLIEGISKKNKNQWKGRNSQNAVCVFDKLEGQNIGDIVNVFVHDNTQGTLLGRTAE, encoded by the coding sequence GTGCAGGAAAAATATATAGACGAAACAAAACAGGGCGAAGCTTTTGCTATTGCAGAAAGACCGGAGAATTCTAAAAAACTGTTTTTAGAAAGCTATGGTTGTCAGATGAATTTCTCTGACTCTGAGATTGTTGCATCTATCCTTAATGAACAGGGATATAATACAACCATGAAAGTAGAAGAAGCAGACCTTATTCTTTTAAATACATGTTCCATCCGTGAAAAAGCTGAACAGACCGTAAGAATGCGTCTTTCTCAGTTCAAAAATCTCAAAAAAGAGAAACCGAATATGACGGTAGGAGTTCTGGGATGTATGGCGGAAAGATTGAAAACCAAATTCTTAGAAGAAGAACAACTGGTGGATCTTGTTGTAGGTCCGGATGCTTATAGAGACCTGCCGAATCTTTTAAAAGAAACCGATGATGGAAGAGATGCTATCAACGTAATTCTTTCCAAAGAAGAAACCTATGCAGATATTAATCCTGTTCGTCTGGGAGGAAACGGAGTTACAGCTTTTGTTACCATTACCAGGGGTTGTGATAACATGTGTACATTCTGTGTAGTTCCTTTTACAAGAGGAAGAGAAAGAAGCCGTGATCCACATTCTATTATAGACGAATGTAAAGACCTTGCCAATAACGGATATAAAGAAATTACTCTTTTAGGACAAAACGTAGATTCTTACCTTTGGTATGGAGGAGGTCCTAAAAAAGATTTTGCCAAAGCTTCTGAAATGCAGAAAGCAACAGCAGTAAACTTTGCTCAGCTTCTTGATTTAGTGGCTAAAGCCGTTCCGGAGCTAAGAATCAGATTCTCTACCTCAAATCCGCAGGATATGAGTCTGGATGTATTCAGAATGATGGCAAAACATCACAACATCTGTAAATATGTACACCTTCCTATACAAAGCGGAAGCAATAATATGCTTGAAGCGATGAACAGACAACATACCCGAGAAGAATATCTTGATCTGATTAAAAAAGCGAAGGAAATTGTTCCGGAAGTTGCCTTTTCTCAGGATATGATTGTAGGATTCTGTAATGAATCTGAAGAAGATCACCAGGATACCCTAAGCTTGATGAGAGAAGTGGAATATGACTACGGATATATGTTTGCTTACTCAGAGAGACCTGGAACTCCGGCTCACAAGAAAATGGAAGACAATATTCCGGCTGATGTGAAACAGAGACGTCTTGCTGAGGTGATTGCGCTTCAAGGAGAACTTTCAAACCAAAGAATGAAATCTTATGTCGGAAGAGTACACGAGGTTCTGATTGAAGGAATTTCCAAGAAGAACAAAAACCAATGGAAAGGAAGAAACTCACAGAATGCCGTATGTGTCTTTGATAAACTGGAAGGGCAGAACATAGGTGACATTGTGAACGTTTTTGTACATGACAATACACAAGGCACACTTTTAGGGAGAACAGCAGAATAA
- a CDS encoding helicase HerA-like domain-containing protein: protein MADKTQFIEELNTRYTPKGEHIILGKGMLDGEVVTEVNVTIPLKTINRHGLIAGATGTGKTKTLQVFAEQLSHAGIPSLVLDIKGDFSGIAEAGEMNPIIEERYAKTQLPYNPQGFPVELMSISGGEGVKLRATVTEFGPVLLSKILELNDTQQSIMSIVFKYCDDKGLPLIDLNDLKKVLQYVTDNAQGKAELAANYGSIASASLGTILRSIVALEQQGAAGFFGELSFDVQDLLETRDGKGVVNILRVADIQNKPQLFSTFMLSLFAEIYMTFPEEGDSGKPKLVLFIDEAHLIFDEASKALLSQIETMVKLIRSKGVGIYFITQIPGDVPENVLSQLGLKIQHALRGFTAKDKKEITKAVENYPTTEYYNASSLIQNLGIGEAFVTALDEKGIPTPLVHTYLISPESRMDVLSEAEISDLTSRSALVAKYEQAIDRESAYEMLTNRMEQAAQNPAPTQKTKPVKEEPGMFEQVLQSKAGRTFTNTLMREGAKAILGMFGLGGRRR, encoded by the coding sequence ATGGCAGACAAAACACAATTTATTGAAGAACTAAACACGAGATACACTCCAAAAGGAGAACATATTATACTGGGAAAAGGAATGTTGGATGGTGAAGTGGTAACAGAGGTAAACGTAACCATTCCCCTGAAAACAATTAACCGTCACGGTCTTATTGCCGGAGCTACAGGAACAGGTAAAACAAAAACATTACAGGTTTTTGCAGAACAGCTTTCACATGCCGGAATTCCCTCTCTGGTCCTGGATATTAAAGGAGATTTCTCCGGAATTGCCGAAGCAGGGGAGATGAATCCCATTATTGAAGAAAGATACGCGAAGACACAGCTCCCTTATAACCCGCAGGGTTTTCCGGTGGAATTGATGAGTATTTCCGGAGGGGAGGGAGTGAAATTGAGAGCTACCGTTACGGAATTCGGACCTGTTTTATTAAGCAAGATCCTTGAATTGAATGATACTCAGCAAAGCATCATGTCTATTGTCTTCAAATACTGTGATGATAAAGGGCTTCCATTGATTGACCTTAATGATTTGAAGAAAGTACTGCAGTACGTTACGGATAATGCACAAGGAAAAGCAGAACTGGCTGCTAATTACGGATCTATTGCATCAGCATCTCTTGGAACAATTTTAAGATCTATTGTTGCTCTGGAACAGCAGGGGGCAGCGGGTTTCTTCGGAGAATTAAGTTTTGACGTTCAGGATTTACTGGAAACAAGAGACGGAAAAGGCGTTGTAAATATTTTAAGAGTAGCAGATATTCAGAATAAGCCACAGCTCTTCTCAACCTTCATGCTTTCGCTTTTTGCTGAAATTTATATGACGTTTCCGGAAGAAGGAGATAGTGGGAAACCAAAGTTGGTGCTGTTTATAGATGAAGCCCATTTGATTTTTGATGAAGCATCCAAAGCTCTTCTTTCACAGATCGAAACCATGGTAAAACTAATCCGTTCCAAAGGAGTGGGAATCTATTTTATTACCCAGATCCCTGGTGATGTTCCAGAAAATGTGCTTTCCCAGTTAGGATTAAAAATACAGCATGCGTTAAGAGGTTTCACGGCAAAAGATAAAAAAGAAATTACCAAAGCCGTTGAAAACTATCCTACTACAGAATATTACAATGCTTCCAGCCTGATCCAGAATTTGGGAATTGGAGAAGCATTTGTGACAGCTCTGGATGAAAAAGGAATTCCTACCCCTCTGGTACACACTTATCTGATCTCTCCGGAATCAAGAATGGATGTGTTAAGTGAAGCAGAAATCTCAGATCTTACTTCAAGATCAGCACTTGTTGCAAAATATGAGCAGGCAATTGACAGAGAATCTGCCTATGAGATGCTGACCAACAGAATGGAACAGGCCGCACAAAATCCAGCCCCAACTCAAAAAACAAAACCGGTAAAAGAAGAGCCGGGAATGTTTGAACAGGTGTTACAGAGTAAAGCAGGCCGTACTTTTACCAATACATTGATGAGAGAGGGAGCAAAAGCAATCCTGGGAATGTTTGGTCTGGGAGGCAGAAGAAGATAA
- a CDS encoding tetratricopeptide repeat protein — protein sequence MEKFQRYYLSFLLLIVYTNTIAQVNCNAVEGENCKKACELYNWASDLQGYAESQEGFDKAIELCPDFSHAYMEKAVPYLKNGDFVTWKILIDKAVALNPQMHLGYRGWTKFQFLRDYKGAIQDLESLKKYEPGDLGRSQNGDYNLDVVRAMSYSALGQKEKAAGIIESLLNTRGYVKGMFDHYQLGVTYFELGRYDKALENFEKQSKEYNFAENIYFKSKVSKIRNKDYLDLKMLALQTYDEGKTMKDVYTHHFNKVYRKEIEAL from the coding sequence ATGGAAAAGTTTCAGAGGTATTACCTTAGCTTTTTGTTACTTATCGTTTACACCAATACTATTGCACAGGTTAACTGTAATGCAGTAGAGGGTGAGAACTGCAAAAAAGCGTGTGAGTTATACAACTGGGCTTCAGATTTACAAGGCTATGCAGAATCTCAGGAAGGCTTTGATAAAGCCATTGAACTATGTCCTGATTTCTCCCATGCGTATATGGAAAAAGCCGTTCCATATCTTAAAAACGGAGATTTTGTAACCTGGAAAATTTTAATTGATAAAGCAGTTGCTTTAAATCCCCAAATGCATCTTGGCTACAGAGGCTGGACGAAGTTTCAGTTTTTAAGAGACTATAAAGGGGCTATTCAGGATTTAGAAAGTTTAAAAAAATATGAGCCCGGAGACTTAGGAAGGTCTCAGAACGGGGACTATAATCTGGACGTAGTAAGAGCTATGTCCTACAGCGCTTTAGGACAGAAAGAAAAAGCCGCTGGGATTATAGAAAGCCTTCTGAATACCAGAGGTTATGTGAAGGGAATGTTTGATCATTACCAGCTTGGGGTGACCTATTTCGAGCTGGGAAGATATGACAAAGCCCTGGAAAATTTTGAAAAACAAAGCAAAGAGTACAATTTTGCTGAGAATATATACTTTAAAAGTAAAGTTTCTAAGATCAGAAACAAAGATTATTTAGATTTAAAAATGTTAGCCCTGCAAACGTATGATGAAGGAAAGACCATGAAAGATGTCTACACTCATCACTTCAACAAAGTCTACAGAAAAGAGATTGAAGCACTGTAG
- the lysA gene encoding diaminopimelate decarboxylase, giving the protein MNSKELLKIANEFGTPVYVYDAESIKVQYEKLTSSFLKHTKFFYAAKALTNINILKYVKNLGASLDCVSINEVKLGLKAGFPKEKILFTPNCVDLAEIEEAMTFGVHINIDNISILEQFGNKYGDTYPILVRINPHIFAGGNYKISTGHIDSKFGISIHQVRHIERVMKSTNLNVEGLHMHTGSEIKDPDVFLQALEIMLDLSEHFPNLKYLDMGSGFKIPYQDSEEETDVRTLGKKVEKVISEFSKSTGKKFELWFEPGKFLVGKSGYLLVKANVIKQTTATVFVGVNSGFNHLIRPMFYDSYHMIENLSNPKGAERIYTVVGNICETDTFAWDRKLNEVREGDILAFHNAGAYGFEMSSNFNSRLKPAEVLFLDGKAHLIRKRDEFEDLLRNQIEVVM; this is encoded by the coding sequence ATGAATTCAAAAGAATTATTAAAGATTGCCAATGAGTTTGGCACCCCGGTGTATGTTTATGATGCAGAATCCATCAAAGTTCAATACGAAAAACTTACATCTTCTTTTTTAAAACATACAAAGTTCTTCTATGCAGCGAAGGCGTTGACCAACATCAATATCCTTAAGTATGTCAAGAATCTGGGCGCTTCTCTGGATTGTGTATCCATTAATGAAGTGAAACTGGGACTAAAGGCAGGGTTTCCAAAGGAAAAGATATTGTTTACTCCCAACTGTGTTGATCTTGCTGAAATAGAGGAAGCAATGACTTTCGGAGTTCATATAAACATTGATAACATTTCTATTCTTGAGCAGTTCGGGAATAAATACGGAGATACCTATCCGATTTTAGTAAGAATTAACCCGCATATTTTTGCCGGAGGGAACTATAAAATTTCAACAGGACATATCGATAGCAAATTCGGTATTTCCATTCACCAGGTTCGTCACATCGAAAGAGTAATGAAAAGTACAAACCTGAATGTGGAAGGACTTCACATGCATACAGGTAGTGAGATCAAAGATCCGGATGTATTTCTTCAGGCTTTGGAAATCATGCTGGACCTTTCTGAACATTTCCCGAACCTGAAATATCTGGATATGGGAAGTGGTTTCAAAATTCCTTATCAGGATAGCGAAGAGGAAACTGATGTGAGAACATTAGGTAAAAAGGTAGAAAAAGTAATTTCTGAGTTTTCAAAATCTACAGGAAAAAAATTTGAATTATGGTTTGAACCGGGGAAATTCTTAGTAGGGAAAAGCGGATATCTATTGGTGAAAGCTAACGTAATTAAGCAAACAACGGCTACTGTTTTTGTTGGAGTGAATTCCGGATTTAATCATTTGATCCGTCCAATGTTCTACGATTCTTATCATATGATTGAGAACTTATCCAATCCAAAAGGAGCGGAAAGAATTTATACAGTAGTAGGAAATATCTGTGAAACAGATACCTTCGCTTGGGATAGAAAACTGAATGAAGTAAGAGAAGGAGACATTCTTGCTTTCCACAATGCAGGAGCTTATGGTTTTGAAATGAGTTCCAACTTTAATTCAAGATTAAAACCGGCTGAAGTATTATTCTTAGACGGAAAAGCACATTTGATCCGTAAGAGAGACGAATTTGAAGATCTGTTGAGAAATCAGATCGAAGTAGTTATGTAA
- a CDS encoding thiamine pyrophosphate-dependent enzyme yields MAKNIAEQIVEMLENANVKRIYAVTGDSLNHLNIAVKKSSIQWIHVRHEEVGAYAAAAEAELDGLAVCAGSCGPGHVHLINGVYEAHRSHVPMLVIASTIPSDEMGMDYFQETNTIKLFDDCSYYNQMITRPEQVQRTVQTAIQHAISKKGVAVIGLPGDVSELDAEEGSTSTQIFKTNPVIRPSDNELKNLSELINTSKKVTLYCGIGAAEARDEVITLSNLLKAPVGYSFRGKMAIQPNNPNEVGLTGLLGFPSAYHAMHEADLVILLGTDFPYQKFMPVKNKIVQIDESPERLGRRAKLELGLAGDVKETIKALLPLLEEKTDVHFLNEQLAFYDKVKEGQLEYVKDFGKENAIQPEYVAHTLDKLAKHDAIFTVDTGMCCVWGARFITGTGERKMLGSFNHGSMANAMPMAIGAALAHPEKQVIALCGDGGLSMLLGDMATIFQYKLPIKLIVFNNRTLGMVKLEMEVGGMPDNETDMINPDFAMVAHAMGYPGKNVHLPEDVEAAIKECLDHNGPYLLNIFTNPNALALPPKIEFDQIMGMTKSMTQLMLGGKMDEVFETVKTNYKHIKGLL; encoded by the coding sequence ATGGCCAAAAACATAGCAGAGCAGATTGTTGAAATGCTCGAAAATGCCAATGTGAAAAGAATTTATGCAGTAACAGGCGACAGTCTCAATCATCTGAATATAGCGGTTAAAAAAAGCAGCATCCAGTGGATTCATGTAAGGCACGAAGAAGTAGGAGCGTATGCAGCGGCAGCCGAAGCGGAGCTTGATGGTTTGGCAGTATGTGCCGGAAGTTGCGGTCCTGGACATGTTCATTTGATCAATGGAGTTTACGAGGCTCACCGCTCCCATGTTCCCATGTTGGTAATTGCTTCCACCATTCCCAGTGATGAAATGGGAATGGATTACTTTCAGGAAACCAATACAATAAAGCTTTTTGATGACTGCAGTTACTATAACCAGATGATTACAAGGCCGGAACAGGTGCAGAGAACTGTTCAGACGGCTATTCAACATGCTATTTCCAAAAAAGGAGTTGCTGTCATAGGCCTTCCGGGAGATGTTTCAGAACTGGATGCAGAAGAAGGTTCTACTTCCACTCAAATCTTTAAAACAAACCCTGTTATAAGACCTTCAGATAACGAGCTGAAAAATTTATCCGAATTAATTAATACAAGTAAAAAGGTAACTTTATATTGCGGAATAGGTGCTGCTGAAGCCCGTGATGAGGTAATAACCTTATCCAATCTCTTGAAAGCACCTGTAGGATATTCATTCCGTGGGAAAATGGCTATTCAGCCTAATAATCCCAATGAAGTGGGGCTTACTGGGCTACTAGGGTTTCCTTCCGCTTATCACGCTATGCACGAAGCAGATCTTGTGATTCTTTTGGGGACAGATTTTCCTTATCAAAAATTCATGCCTGTAAAAAATAAAATAGTTCAGATTGATGAAAGTCCTGAAAGATTGGGAAGAAGAGCAAAACTGGAACTGGGGCTTGCAGGAGATGTCAAAGAAACCATTAAAGCATTGCTGCCTTTATTGGAAGAAAAAACTGATGTCCACTTTCTGAATGAACAGCTTGCGTTTTATGATAAAGTAAAAGAAGGTCAGCTGGAGTACGTAAAGGATTTTGGAAAAGAGAACGCTATCCAGCCGGAATATGTTGCCCATACTTTAGACAAACTTGCTAAACATGACGCTATTTTTACGGTAGATACCGGAATGTGCTGTGTTTGGGGAGCTCGTTTTATTACAGGAACAGGAGAAAGAAAAATGCTGGGATCATTTAACCACGGATCAATGGCGAATGCAATGCCAATGGCTATCGGGGCTGCTCTGGCTCATCCGGAAAAACAGGTGATTGCTTTGTGCGGAGACGGAGGTTTATCTATGTTGTTAGGTGATATGGCTACTATTTTTCAGTATAAATTACCAATAAAACTAATTGTATTCAACAACAGAACGCTGGGAATGGTAAAACTGGAAATGGAAGTAGGCGGAATGCCCGACAACGAAACAGATATGATTAATCCGGATTTTGCAATGGTAGCACACGCGATGGGATATCCAGGAAAGAATGTACATCTGCCGGAAGATGTGGAAGCTGCTATCAAAGAATGTTTAGATCACAACGGCCCTTATCTTCTGAATATCTTTACCAATCCTAATGCACTGGCTCTTCCTCCCAAAATTGAATTTGATCAGATTATGGGAATGACAAAGTCTATGACGCAGCTGATGCTCGGTGGCAAAATGGATGAGGTTTTTGAAACTGTAAAGACAAATTACAAGCATATTAAGGGCTTGTTATAA
- a CDS encoding energy transducer TonB, whose protein sequence is MKKYLLILPLLLISFKGFSQQTAAIQYQYQNDADFKKAEFPGGEDAFRKEFLKMVYAYVDVALYAIKGEVTFIFNIDQKGKIDKVDVLPKFKNSETFIDDMKYAAKKVKGKWTPATKNGVPVDYKTIMKIRFDNNTYDHD, encoded by the coding sequence ATGAAAAAATATCTTTTAATTTTACCTTTACTGTTGATCAGTTTCAAAGGTTTCTCACAACAGACAGCTGCTATTCAATATCAATATCAGAATGATGCAGATTTTAAAAAAGCAGAATTTCCGGGAGGTGAAGATGCCTTTAGAAAAGAATTCCTGAAAATGGTGTATGCCTATGTTGATGTCGCGTTATATGCCATCAAAGGAGAAGTAACTTTTATATTTAATATTGATCAGAAAGGTAAAATAGATAAAGTAGATGTGCTCCCTAAATTCAAAAACAGCGAAACTTTTATTGATGATATGAAGTATGCTGCTAAAAAGGTGAAAGGAAAATGGACACCTGCCACTAAAAATGGAGTACCTGTTGATTATAAAACCATCATGAAAATCAGGTTTGATAACAATACCTATGATCATGATTAA
- a CDS encoding sigma-54 interaction domain-containing protein → MSNELQNIKNRFGIIGNFPALNRALEKSIQVAPTDISVLVIGESGVGKEFIPKIIHSESKRKHQPYIVVNCGAIPEGTIDSELFGHEKGAFTGATATRKGYFEVADGGTIFLDEVGELPLQTQVRLLRVLESGEFMKVGSSQVQKTNVRIVAATNVNMMKAIHDGRFREDLYYRLNTVQIDMPPLRERKGDIHLLFRKFAIDFAEKYRMPELELEQSAVHYIESYSFPGNIRQLRNLVEQMTVVERNRNITAEKLAEYIPMETHLPMVVNNQSAPKQNDFGSEREIMYKILFDMRNDINDLKSLTSELIKNRGTADLSNHEKNLINRIYTPEAQPQVNTGSLVYFENNNDAPVVQTPTIISTPDDSYEDIEDIEVEENRPESLSLQNNEKDLIIKALEKHKGRRNRAADELGISQRTLYRKIKQYNLED, encoded by the coding sequence ATGAGCAACGAGTTACAAAACATAAAAAACCGTTTCGGAATTATCGGAAACTTTCCGGCACTCAACCGGGCCCTGGAAAAATCTATTCAGGTAGCACCTACAGATATTTCGGTATTGGTGATAGGAGAGAGTGGGGTAGGAAAAGAATTTATTCCGAAAATCATCCATTCAGAATCCAAAAGAAAACACCAGCCATACATCGTAGTAAACTGTGGAGCTATTCCGGAAGGAACCATAGATTCTGAGTTATTCGGACACGAAAAAGGAGCCTTTACAGGAGCTACAGCAACAAGAAAAGGATATTTTGAAGTAGCTGACGGTGGAACTATATTTTTGGATGAGGTGGGAGAACTGCCACTACAGACGCAGGTTCGTCTTTTAAGGGTGCTGGAAAGCGGTGAATTCATGAAAGTGGGTTCTTCGCAGGTACAGAAAACCAACGTGAGAATTGTAGCCGCTACAAACGTTAATATGATGAAGGCCATCCATGACGGAAGGTTCCGTGAGGATTTATATTATCGTCTGAATACCGTTCAGATAGATATGCCGCCTTTGAGAGAAAGAAAAGGAGACATCCATTTGCTGTTCAGAAAGTTTGCCATAGACTTCGCAGAAAAGTACAGAATGCCTGAGCTTGAGCTTGAGCAGAGTGCAGTTCATTACATAGAAAGTTATTCTTTCCCGGGTAACATCCGCCAATTAAGAAACCTGGTAGAGCAGATGACCGTGGTGGAAAGAAACAGAAATATCACTGCAGAGAAACTTGCCGAGTATATTCCTATGGAAACTCACCTGCCAATGGTTGTCAATAACCAAAGTGCTCCTAAGCAGAACGATTTCGGAAGCGAAAGAGAGATCATGTATAAAATTCTGTTCGATATGAGGAATGATATTAATGATTTAAAATCGTTAACTTCGGAATTGATTAAAAACAGGGGAACAGCAGATCTGAGCAACCATGAGAAAAACCTGATCAACAGGATTTATACCCCTGAAGCTCAGCCGCAGGTAAATACTGGATCTTTAGTCTATTTTGAAAATAATAACGATGCACCCGTAGTGCAGACACCTACCATTATCTCCACTCCTGATGACAGTTATGAAGATATTGAAGACATCGAAGTGGAAGAAAACAGACCGGAATCACTTTCTCTTCAGAATAACGAAAAAGATTTGATTATCAAAGCGTTGGAGAAACATAAAGGACGCAGGAACAGAGCTGCAGATGAACTGGGAATCTCACAAAGAACTTTATACAGAAAAATAAAACAATATAACCTGGAAGATTAA